In the Rubrivivax gelatinosus IL144 genome, TGGCCGAAGGGCTGTGCCGGCGCTGGCTGGACGAACTGCCGCCCGCCCGGCGGCGCTGCTGGCCGGCGCCCGAGGCCGCGCCGCCGGCCCTGCCCGGCAGCGAACTCGGCGCCGAGCGCTGGGCGGCGCTGGTCTCGCCCGACCTGGCGCCGCTGTTCACCGAAACGCCGTGGCTGGAACTGCCGCCCGGCGACGACGCCCAGGCGTCGCTGCTGGCGCCGCTGCGGCCGATCACGCCCGACGAACTGGCCGCGACGCTGCCTCAGCTGGCGCCGCCGGACACGGCCGCGGCAGCGGCTGCGCCGGAGCCGCGCACGGCGCCCGAACGCGAAGCCGAACGTTTCCTGCTCGCGGTGATGCGCGACGCCGCGGCGCCGCTGGCACAGCGCATCGAGGCCGCCAAGGCGCTGCTGCGCCGCAGCTGATCAGGCCCCGCGCACGGCCGCTTCGCGCAGCTTGTCCTTGCGGCTCTTGCGCCGGCCCTTGACGCCGCCGTTGCCGGCGGGCGCTTCCGGCGCGGTCTCGGTGGGCTCGAAACCCTCGACACGCTCACGTTCGACACGCCGGCCCTGGCGCTTCTCGATGAGGCGGAAATGCGCCTCGCTGGCCGCGGTGACGAAGCTCCAGGCTTCGCCGGTGGCGCCGGCGCGCGCCGTGCGGCCGATGCGGTGCGTGTAGTCGGCGGCCGAGCGCGGCAGGTCGTAGTTGATGACCGCGGCCAACGCCGGGATGTGCAGCCCGCGCGCCGCGAGGTCGGTGGCGAGCACGACGCGCAGCCTGCCGTGCGCCAGCTCGGCCAGCACACGCGAGCGCGCGCCCTGGCTCAGGTCGCCGTGCAGGGCCGCGGCGGCGATGCCGGCGCGCTGCAGCTTGGCCGCCACCATCTCGCTGGCGTGGCGCGTGGCGACGAAGACCAGCACGCGCGGCCAGTCGTGCGTGGCCAGCAGCCGGCGCAGCAGCGGCGTGCGCTGCGCGGTGTCGACCTCGACCGCGTGCTGCTCGATCGCCGGGCCGCCGGCCTCGGGCGCGGCGTCGACCGCGACCTGCACCGGCGCGTGCAGCAATCGGGTCGCCAGCGCCTGCACGGCGGGCGGGAAGGTCGCCGAGAACAGCAGCTGCTGGCGTTCGGCCGGCAACAGTGCGAGCACACGCTCCAGCTCGTCGGCGAAACCGTCGTCGAGCAGGCGGTCGGCTTCGTCGAGCACCAGCAGCTGCACCTCGCCGAGCTGCAGCGCGTTGCGTTCGACCAGGTCCAGCAGCCGGCCCGGCGTCGCGACGACGACTTCGGCGCCGCCACGCAGGCCCATCATCTGCGGGTTCACCGAGACGCCGCCGAACACCACCGCCACTTTCACCGGCTCGGCCATCTCGCGCGCCATCGCGCGCAGCGTCTGGCCGGCCTGCACCGCGAGCTCGCGTGTCGGCACCAGCAGCAGCGCGCGCGTGACGCGCCGGCCTTCGCGCGGCGTGATGTCGAAGCGGTGCAGCATCGCCAGCGCGTAGGCCGCGGTCTTGCCCGAGCCGGTGGGCGCGCGCGCGACGAGGTCCTGGCCGTCGAGCGCCGGCGGGATGGCCTGCTGCTGCACCGGCGTCGGCACGGCAAAGCCGAGCTCGGCACAGGCACGCTGCAGCGCCGGCGTGAGCCCGAGGACGGCAAAGCCCGCGCTCACAGCCGCCGCGCCTTGACGGTGCGGCCCTTGACCTTGCCGCGCGCCAGGCCGCGCAGCGCCTGATCGGCGAGGTCGCGGCGCACCGAGACGTAGGTCGAGAAGTCGTTGACGTCGATCTTGCCGACCGCGGCGGCGTCCAGCCCCAGGTCCTTGGTCAGCGCGCCCAGCACGTCGCCGCGGCGGATCTTCTCCTTGCGCCCGCCGAGGATCTGCAGCGTCACCATCGGCGGCAGCAGCGGCGGCTGCGGCCCGGCCTTGGCCAGCTCGGCTTCCAACTCGGCCAGCGGGTGCCAGACGCTCTGCCGGCCCTGCATCTCGTCGATGCGGCCGACACGGCCCATCTCGTCGAGGCTGGCGAGGTTGAACACCAGCCCGCTCTCGCCGGCGCGCCCGGTGCGGCCGATGCGGTGGGTGTGGACCTCGGGCTCGGGCGTGATGTCGACGTTGATCACCGCTTCGAGTTTGGCGATGTCCAGCCCGCGCGCGGCGACGTCGGTGGCCACCAGCACGCTGGCGCTGCGGTGGGCGAAACGCACCAGCACCTGGTCGCGGTCGCGCTGCTCCAGGTCGCCGTGCAGTTCGAGCGCGACGATGCCCTGGGCCTGCAGCACCGCCACCAGGTCGCGGCACTGCTGCTTGGTGTTGCAGAAGGCCAGCGTGCTCTCGGGGCGGAAACGCTGCAGCAGCAGGCCGACGGCGTGCAGGCGCTGGCTCTCGGTCACCTCGTAGAAGCGCTCGACGATCTGGCCCGCGGCATGGGTCTCGGCCAGGCGCACCTCCTGCGGGTCGCGCAGGTAGCGCGCGGCGAGCTTGGCGACGTCTTCGGGATAGGTGGCCGAGAACAGCAGCGTCTGGCGCTTGCTGGTCGGCGGGCAGTGGCGCGCGACGGCGGCGATGTCCTCGGCGAAGCCCATGTCGAGCATGCGGTCGGCTTCGTCGAGCACGAAGGTGGTCAGCGCCTCCAGCGCCAGCGAGCCGCGCTCCAGGTGGTCGAGCACACGCCCCGGCGTGCCGACGACGACGTGCGCGCCGTGCTCCAGGCTGGCGAGCTGCGGCCGGATCGCGGCGCCGCCGCACAGCGTCAGCACCTTGACGTTGTCCTCGGCGCGCGCCAGGCGGCGGATCTCCTGCGAGACCTGCTCGGCCAGTTCACGCGTCGGACAGAGCACCAGCGCCTGCGTGGCGAAGCGCTTCGCGTCCAGCTTGGCCAGCAATGGCAGCGAGAAGGCCGCGGTCTTGCCGCTGCCGGTCTTGGCCTGGGCGATCAGGTCGCGGCCGGCCAGCGCCGGCGGCAGCGCCGCGGCCTGGATCGGCGTCATGCGCTCGTAGCCCAGCTGCTGCAGGTTGGCGAGCACGGGCGCCGCGAGCGGCAGCGTGGAGAAAGCGGGGCCGGCGGGCGCGGCGGGAGATTCGGTCATGCCCCGATTGTCGAGGCTGGCGCGTCACCGGCGATCAGAGTTCGCGTGCCGTCAGCCACAGCCGCAGCTCGAACTCCAGCGTCGGGTAGTCCGGCTCCATGTGCCGGCACAGCGCGTAGAAGGCCTTGTCGTGCTCGCGCTCCTTCAGGTGCGCCAGTTCGTGCACGGCGATCGTGCGCAGGAAGTC is a window encoding:
- the dbpA gene encoding ATP-dependent RNA helicase DbpA, with translation MTESPAAPAGPAFSTLPLAAPVLANLQQLGYERMTPIQAAALPPALAGRDLIAQAKTGSGKTAAFSLPLLAKLDAKRFATQALVLCPTRELAEQVSQEIRRLARAEDNVKVLTLCGGAAIRPQLASLEHGAHVVVGTPGRVLDHLERGSLALEALTTFVLDEADRMLDMGFAEDIAAVARHCPPTSKRQTLLFSATYPEDVAKLAARYLRDPQEVRLAETHAAGQIVERFYEVTESQRLHAVGLLLQRFRPESTLAFCNTKQQCRDLVAVLQAQGIVALELHGDLEQRDRDQVLVRFAHRSASVLVATDVAARGLDIAKLEAVINVDITPEPEVHTHRIGRTGRAGESGLVFNLASLDEMGRVGRIDEMQGRQSVWHPLAELEAELAKAGPQPPLLPPMVTLQILGGRKEKIRRGDVLGALTKDLGLDAAAVGKIDVNDFSTYVSVRRDLADQALRGLARGKVKGRTVKARRL
- a CDS encoding DEAD/DEAH box helicase, with amino-acid sequence MSAGFAVLGLTPALQRACAELGFAVPTPVQQQAIPPALDGQDLVARAPTGSGKTAAYALAMLHRFDITPREGRRVTRALLLVPTRELAVQAGQTLRAMAREMAEPVKVAVVFGGVSVNPQMMGLRGGAEVVVATPGRLLDLVERNALQLGEVQLLVLDEADRLLDDGFADELERVLALLPAERQQLLFSATFPPAVQALATRLLHAPVQVAVDAAPEAGGPAIEQHAVEVDTAQRTPLLRRLLATHDWPRVLVFVATRHASEMVAAKLQRAGIAAAALHGDLSQGARSRVLAELAHGRLRVVLATDLAARGLHIPALAAVINYDLPRSAADYTHRIGRTARAGATGEAWSFVTAASEAHFRLIEKRQGRRVERERVEGFEPTETAPEAPAGNGGVKGRRKSRKDKLREAAVRGA